The genomic region TCGTCGAAGCCCTCACCGAGGCGACCCTGCACCTCGAAGGGCCCGGTAGCGCCCTGAACCTCATCGAGGAGCAGCAGCGCCACGCTCGGCGCGACCTGGGGCGCACGCCCGACTGGACGACCCGCCTCGCGGGCCGCGTCCGCGCCACCCTCGGCAAGTAGGGACGGGCTGGCTGATGCCCGCAGCCGGGTGGCGGCCCTGCGTTCAGTTCGGCCGGACTCCAGGCGTGCCGCTCGGCCGCACCCCGGAGCGCCGCGCAGTCAGGCGTGATCCCGGTTCAGGTGGGGGTCGGGGCGCGCTCTCCGGCACGAATCTCCACGTTCAGCACGTTCGCGGGCGGCGCGAGCGGGCAGCTCCAGCGGTGATCGTAATAGCAGGACGGGTGGTACGCGAAATTGAAATCCAGCACCAGTCGGCCGTCCGGGCCTGCTCCGAGATCCGCACCCTTCACGGTGTCCAGCAGGTAGCGGCCACCGCCGTACGTTTCCCGCCCACTCGTCCGGTCACGGAACGGCACGAACACCCCGCCGCCGTACACGTCGATCCAGTACGCGTCCAGCGTCCCGAACGGCAGGCTCAGGCGCGCGAAGCGCACGAGCGGCATGTCCTGCCCGGTGCTGGTGGGAATCACGAACCGCTCCTCCGGCAGGGCCTCCAGTGCCGCCGTGAACGCCAGCCCCGCGTCGTACGGCCAGTAGGGCAGGGGGCGGTCCGCGCGCGCCTCCGGCGGCACCGGCGACTGCGGGTGCGTCCGGAACAGCCGCTCGCGCTCCTGCACGAACGCCGCGTGCCGATCGGCGCGTTCCGGGACGCTCAGGCCGTGGAGGGCCGCGTACTGCCGCTGCACGCGGCGTCTCCAGTCGAGCAGGTCAGTCCAGGTGGCAGCTTCGGTGACGGTCATACCGCAGGCTAGCGGCCCCCGGCCCGGTCTGCGCGGCACGGGCACACCTTGCACCCGCCGGGCCGGTGCTCTGTTTCGCAGCATGCAGTCTCGACCCGTGCCCGTCCGGTACCATCCAGGGACATTCATCCCCTCACGGCTGCGGCGCGTGAGGCGCTGGCCCCGCGTCTGTTCGCCCGCCCCTTGCCCGGCCCCCGCCGGTCGCCAGGAGGAACCAGCATGCTCGAACGGCATCTGCTCGACGGTCCACGCAACAGCATCTACGGCATCTACGACGATCTCGCCCAGGTCCGCGACCTCACGGACCGTCTCCTCGCGCTCGGCCTGCAGGACGCCAAGGTCCGCATCCTGCAGGGAGACGCGGGCGCGCGCGAACTCGACCGGGACGGACGGCATCACGGACTCATCGCCCGCCTGCGCCGCAGCCTGCAGGGCCTCACGGACGAACGTGGCCACGTCGAGGAGTACGAGTGGGCCGTCCGGCGCGGACGCATCGTCGTGTCCGTGAAGCTTCCGCCCCGCACCGACCGTTCCCCCGTCTGCGCCGCGTTCCGCGAGACGGGCGCGACCTTCGTGCACCATTACGGCGCGTGGGTGGTGCAGCAGCTGAGCGCCTGACCCGGATCCGCACGGTCCGCAGGGAAAAATTGTCGGAACGCACACAGGCCGGCGGACGTTTAACGCCGCTCAAGGCTTCGCGGGGGACACATGAAGGAAACAGGCCGGATTCCCACGTACGCCCCGGGCCGCCCCCGCACACTGGAGCCATGAACAACGAACAGATCGGTGACGCCCTGAAGAAACTGTCCGGCACGCTGCGCGACGGCGAGAAAGGCTTCGCGGACGCGGCCGAGAAGGCCGAAGCCGCCGACCTCAAGAGCATGTTCTCCAGCCTCAGCCAGGAGCGCGCCTCGCTCGCCTCGGACCTCGAACCTCTCACCCGCCAGTACGGTGAGACGCCCCGCGAGGGCGGCAGCGTCGGCGCGGCCCTGCACCGCGGCTGGCTGAACGTCCGTGACGCCCTGACCGGCAGCGACGACTACGCCGTCGTCGCCGAGGCCGAACGCGGCGAGGACGTCGCGAAAGGCAACTACGAGGAAGTCCTGAAAGACGAGCTGCCTGCCGACGTGCGCTCGGTGGTCGAGGCGCAGTACGCCAAGATCAAGGCCAGCCACGACAAGGTGCGCGACCTGAAGCACACCATGGAAGCGGCCCGCAACAAGTAATTCCTCTCCCGAACAGTTCCGCTGTGCCCTGAAGCACAGCAGAACCAGGACACGGCGAATCCACATGGATTCGCCGTGTTTCATGTCCTCTTTGTCCGCCGTCCGCTTTCGTGCCGGTCACCTTCGGGAACAGTCACCTTCAGGAACAGCGCCGAATCCAGGTCCGCCTCCCCCGGACGGGACGTTTGTCACGCGTTTCGCTCGGCTGAGTCCCGATCAGCGAACGGTGGGTTCAGGCAGTCACGCCGGGTCCGTTCCGGGCGCCGAGGGCGGTGGCGCAGCGCCGCTGGTGGTCCTGCAGGGCGTCCAGCAGGGCGGCGGGGCGGTGCACGCGAAAGTCGCAGCCGAGGGTCAGGAGGTGTGCCGCAAAGCTGTGCAGGTCGTCCCGCTGGCAGTGCAGACGCGTCCCGGTTCCGTCGGGCTCCAGGGCGGCACCCCAGGTGTGCAGGCGGGCGCGCAGGGCGTGAGGCGGGGCGTCCAGCCACACCTCGACGGTGTGTACGGGGTCCGGCATGGCGAGCAGCACGCCGAGGGCATCGAAATCGGGCGGCGGCACGAAGCGCTCCGGGCAGATCTGCAGGTCGGTCATGCGGTCGAGCCGGAAGCTGCGGAGCGCGCCGCGCAGGTGGCATTGCCCGACCGCGTACCAGCGGCCCCAGTGATGCAGGGCGCGGTACACGTTCACGCGCCGCGTCTGTGGACCGCGCGCCTCACGGTCTGGCCCGGTGGGCGGGTAGCGGAAGGTGACGGTGCGGCCCTGCTGCACGGCGACCGTGAGGGCCGCGAGCAGCGCAGCGTCCGTCCGCACGCCGTCCCCCTGCCCGAACTGCACGGCCTGCTCCAGCGCCTGCACCTGTTCGCGAAGCGCGGCGGGCAGGGCGCGGCGCAGTTTGCTGCGGGCGCCGGTCGTGGCGGGCGTGAGGGAGTCCAGGCCCAGCAGGTGCAGGGCCTGCAGGCCGAGCGCGACGCTGGTGGCCTCCTGCGCCGTGAACATCAGGGGCGGGAGCCGGTAGCCGGGCCGCAGCCGGTACGCGCCGCCGACGCCGCGCCGACCCTCGACGGGCACGCCGAGGTCCTGCAGCCGTGCCACGTACCGCTGCACGGTACGCGCGCTGACCTCCAGGTGGCGCGCGAGTTCCTGCCCGGTGATCTCCTCGTGCTCCTGAAGGAGTTCCAGGACCGTCAGCACCCGCATGGAGGGGTCGTACATGCCGGCATCATGACACGCCCGTGCGGGTGGCGGCGCCGGTCAAGCAGGTCGGGGCCCTGTATGCAAGGGGGCGTTCATGAAGACGCATAAACAAACACCCAATCCGGGACGCGGTCCTCGGGTATGGTGAACGGATAGACCGGCCCGCCCGGCAGGTTACTGGAGGGATAACGATGCACGAGCAGGAATTGAACGGTCAGAAGGATGTCTCCCAACAGCATACGTCAGAGCGGAGCGACGTGGAATCCACCCCGGTCACCCAGGGCGACCTGTCCAGCACGAACAGCGATCAGACCGGCACGGACGCCGCCCGAGCCGACGCCGAGCAGCACGGCCTGTACCAGAAGACGCAGGAGCACGACGCGTGCGGCGTGGGCTTCGTGGCGCACATCAAGGGCCGCAAGGCGCACAGCATCGTGCAGCAGGGCCTGAAGATCCTCGAGAACCTCGACCACCGTGGCGCGGTCGGCGCAGACAAGCTGATGGGCGACGGCGCCGGTATTCTTATTCAGATTCCGGACGCCTTCTACCGCCGCGAGATGCAGGCGCAGGGCGTGACGCTGCCGCCCGCCGGGGAGTACGGCGTCGGCATGATCTTCCTGCCCAAGGAGATGGCGTCCCGCCGCGTGTGCGAGCAGGAACTCGAACGCGTGATCGTCGCGGAAGGCCAGGTGCTGCTCGGCTGGCGTGACGTGCCGGTCGACCGGGACATGCCCATGAGTCCCGCCGTGCGCGAGAAGGAACCGATCATCCGGCAGGTGTTCATCGGGCGCGGGCCGGACATCCTCGTGCCGGACGCGCTGGAACGCAAGCTGTACGTGATCCGCCGCCGCGCCAGCAACGCCATCCGGTACCTGCGGCTCACGCACGGCGGCGAGTACTACGTGCCGAGCATGTCGTGCCGCACCGTCATCTACAAGGGCCTGCTGCTCGCCGATCAGGTCGGGCAGTACTACCTCGACCTGCAGGACGAGACGGTCGTGTCGGCGCTCGCGCTCGTCCACCAGCGCTTCAGCACGAACACCTTCCCTGAGTGGCCGCTCGCGCACCCCTACCGCATGGTGGCGCACAACGGCGAGATCAACACCGTGAAGGGCAACTTCAACTGGATGCGCGCCCGCGAGGGCGTCATGAGCAGCCCCGTCCTCGGGGACGACCTGAAGAAGCTGTACCCCATCAGCTTCGAGGGCGAGTCCGACACCGCCACCTTCGACAACGCCCTGGAACTGCTCACGCTGGCCGGGTACCCGATGGCGCAGGCCGCCATGATGCTGATCCCCGAAGCGTGGGAGCAGAACCCGCTGATGGACGACCGCCGCCGCGCCTTCTACGAGTACCACGCCGCCATGATGGAGCCCTGGGACGGCCCGGCCGCGATGGTCTTCACGGACGGCCGCCAGCTCGGTGCGACGCTCGACCGCAACGGGCTGCGCCCCGCGCGGTACATCGTCACGAAGGACGACCTCGTGGTGCTCGCCTCCGAGAGCGGCGTGCTGCCCATCCCGGAGAACAAGATCGTCCGCAAGTGGCGCCTGCAGCCCGGCAAGATGTTCATGATCGACTTCGAGCAGGGCCGCATCATCGAGGACGACGAACTCAAGGCGCAGTACTCCGGCGCGAAACCGTACCGGCAGTGGATCGACAACGTCCGCGTGAACCTCAGCAGCATCGACGTGTCCGGCAGCGTCGAAGCGCACCCCGAGACGCTCCTCGACCGGCAGCAGGCCTTCGGGTACACGCAGGAGGACCTGAAGTTCCTGCTCGGACCGATGGCGCAGCTCGGCGAGGAAGGCATCGGCAGCATGGGCAACGACTCGCCGCTCGCCGTGCTCAGCAGCCGCAACAAGCCGCTCTACAACTACTTCCGTCAGCTGTTCGCGCAGGTCACGAACCCGCCCATCGACCCGATCCGCGAGGCGGTCGTCATGTCGCTGCGCAGCTTCATCGGCCCGAAACCGAACCTGCTCGACATCAACGCCGCGAACCCCACCATGCGCCTCGAAGTGTCCCAGCCGATCCTGGACTTCAACGACATGGCCCGCATCCGCAGCATCGCGGAGCACACGCGCGGCAAGTTCAAACCGCACGAGCTGGACATCACGTACCCCGCCGCGTGGGGCCGTGAGGGCGTCGAAGCGAAACTCGCGTCGCTGTGCGCGCAGGCCACCGACGCCATCCAGGGCGGCGCGAGCATCCTGATCGTCACGGACCGGCGCCTCGACCGCGAACGGGTCGCTGTGCCCGCCCTGCTCGCCCTGTCGGCCATCCACACCTCGCTCGTCCGTGAGGGCCTGCGCACCTCGGCGGGCCTCGTCGTCGAGACGGGCGACGCGCGCGAAGTGCACCACTTCGCGGTGCTCGCCGGGTACGGCGCCGAGGCCATCCACCCGTACCTCGCGCTGGAGACGCTGATCTCGCAGCACAGCGACCCCGCCTCCGGCGTCGGCAGCGACAAGGCCATCGCCAACTACGTCAAGGCCATCGGGAAGGGCCTGTCGAAGATCATGTCCAAGATGGGCATCAGCACGTACATGAGTTACTGCGGCGCGCAGATCTTCGAGGCGGTCGGCCTGAGCCGCGAACTCGTGGACCGCTACTTCAGCGGCACGAGCACCCAGGTGGGCGGCATCGGCGTGTTCGAGGTGGCCGAAGAAGCCATCCGCAACCACACGGCCGCCTTCAGCAACGACCCCCTGCTGCGGAACGCGCTCGACGTGGGCGGCGAGTACGCGTGGCGCGCGCGCGGCGAGGAGCACATGTGGACGCCGGACGCCGTCGCCAAACTGCAGCACTCGGTGCGCAGCGGCGAGGCCCGCACCTTCACGGA from Deinococcus aquiradiocola harbors:
- a CDS encoding PA2169 family four-helix-bundle protein, whose protein sequence is MNNEQIGDALKKLSGTLRDGEKGFADAAEKAEAADLKSMFSSLSQERASLASDLEPLTRQYGETPREGGSVGAALHRGWLNVRDALTGSDDYAVVAEAERGEDVAKGNYEEVLKDELPADVRSVVEAQYAKIKASHDKVRDLKHTMEAARNK
- a CDS encoding glutamate synthase-related protein, translated to MGFVAHIKGRKAHSIVQQGLKILENLDHRGAVGADKLMGDGAGILIQIPDAFYRREMQAQGVTLPPAGEYGVGMIFLPKEMASRRVCEQELERVIVAEGQVLLGWRDVPVDRDMPMSPAVREKEPIIRQVFIGRGPDILVPDALERKLYVIRRRASNAIRYLRLTHGGEYYVPSMSCRTVIYKGLLLADQVGQYYLDLQDETVVSALALVHQRFSTNTFPEWPLAHPYRMVAHNGEINTVKGNFNWMRAREGVMSSPVLGDDLKKLYPISFEGESDTATFDNALELLTLAGYPMAQAAMMLIPEAWEQNPLMDDRRRAFYEYHAAMMEPWDGPAAMVFTDGRQLGATLDRNGLRPARYIVTKDDLVVLASESGVLPIPENKIVRKWRLQPGKMFMIDFEQGRIIEDDELKAQYSGAKPYRQWIDNVRVNLSSIDVSGSVEAHPETLLDRQQAFGYTQEDLKFLLGPMAQLGEEGIGSMGNDSPLAVLSSRNKPLYNYFRQLFAQVTNPPIDPIREAVVMSLRSFIGPKPNLLDINAANPTMRLEVSQPILDFNDMARIRSIAEHTRGKFKPHELDITYPAAWGREGVEAKLASLCAQATDAIQGGASILIVTDRRLDRERVAVPALLALSAIHTSLVREGLRTSAGLVVETGDAREVHHFAVLAGYGAEAIHPYLALETLISQHSDPASGVGSDKAIANYVKAIGKGLSKIMSKMGISTYMSYCGAQIFEAVGLSRELVDRYFSGTSTQVGGIGVFEVAEEAIRNHTAAFSNDPLLRNALDVGGEYAWRARGEEHMWTPDAVAKLQHSVRSGEARTFTEYSGIINDQSRRHMTLRGLFDFRLDPAAAVPLEEVESAASIVKRFATGAMSLGSISTEAHTTLAVAMNRIGGKSNTGEGGEDPARYREERKGHTIQAGTRVGDIIGEGRLLADYELQDGDSLRSKIKQVASGRFGVTTEYLVSADQIQIKMAQGAKPGEGGQLPGGKVSEYIGMLRHSVPGVGLISPPPHHDIYSIEDLAQLIHDLKNVNPRADISVKLVSEVGVGTIAAGVAKAKADHLVIAGHDGGTGASPWSSIKHAGTPWELGLAETQQTLVLNGLRDRVRVQADGQMKTGRDVVIGALLGADEFGFATAPLVAEGCIMMRKCHLNTCPVGVATQDPELRKKFSGKPEHVINFFFFVAEEVRAIMAQLGIRRFEDLVGRSDLLDTRAGIAHWKARGLDFSRVFYRSGGDLVRRHESSQDHGLARAIDHVLIDKVRAAIDHGEKVQLLYPARNVNRSVGAMLSGELIRTRPEGLPDHTIFIQMEGNGGQSFGAFLAQGITLYLIGDANDYTGKGLSGGRVAIRPSIDFRGDATRNIIAGNTVLYGATSGEAFFRGVAGERFAVRLSGASTVVEGTGDHGCEYMTGGTVVVLGQTGRNFAAGMSGGVAYVYDEDGTFRSRCNTSMVDIEPLRSSDAQLEALRAGQGDGHLHRGMTDEEQLRKLIEDHHTWTGSVRASDLLENWDAAMTRFVKVYPHEYRRALTEMDSVQLQADAGTVEGHAQSGQTTRTH
- a CDS encoding DUF1684 domain-containing protein, with amino-acid sequence MTVTEAATWTDLLDWRRRVQRQYAALHGLSVPERADRHAAFVQERERLFRTHPQSPVPPEARADRPLPYWPYDAGLAFTAALEALPEERFVIPTSTGQDMPLVRFARLSLPFGTLDAYWIDVYGGGVFVPFRDRTSGRETYGGGRYLLDTVKGADLGAGPDGRLVLDFNFAYHPSCYYDHRWSCPLAPPANVLNVEIRAGERAPTPT
- a CDS encoding helix-turn-helix transcriptional regulator; amino-acid sequence: MYDPSMRVLTVLELLQEHEEITGQELARHLEVSARTVQRYVARLQDLGVPVEGRRGVGGAYRLRPGYRLPPLMFTAQEATSVALGLQALHLLGLDSLTPATTGARSKLRRALPAALREQVQALEQAVQFGQGDGVRTDAALLAALTVAVQQGRTVTFRYPPTGPDREARGPQTRRVNVYRALHHWGRWYAVGQCHLRGALRSFRLDRMTDLQICPERFVPPPDFDALGVLLAMPDPVHTVEVWLDAPPHALRARLHTWGAALEPDGTGTRLHCQRDDLHSFAAHLLTLGCDFRVHRPAALLDALQDHQRRCATALGARNGPGVTA